Proteins encoded together in one Alkalihalobacillus sp. TS-13 window:
- a CDS encoding nucleotidyltransferase-like protein, with protein sequence MEDILRPLYQERASREETLGVLLIEKNKKFSPSTDHFDVILFIIVEQADSPWQVKHYEFEDKKAALHVVTLHQLNQWLMLGSHRRVVDWVVNGKVLFDRNEFMESLKSRINDFPIAERKKKIGMEFSKLVRRFSDGKELYHAGHYLDAYNNIIHALHHLARLSVIEHGFYPEVTVWNQVKQIEPEIYKLYEELTSSDEPINKRIELLILANEFSMSAKTELGSRHLKDIMNTREGEGAWSFYELMVHPEMQDYKIDLGAVIEHLIEKEYIQVIRQDTKGIGIFHRTYQFKN encoded by the coding sequence ATGGAAGATATCTTACGGCCACTCTATCAGGAAAGAGCAAGTCGTGAAGAAACTTTAGGAGTATTATTAATAGAAAAAAATAAAAAGTTCAGCCCATCTACCGATCACTTTGATGTGATTTTATTCATTATTGTTGAACAAGCTGATTCACCTTGGCAAGTAAAACATTATGAATTTGAAGATAAAAAGGCAGCACTGCACGTTGTAACACTGCACCAGCTGAATCAATGGTTGATGCTTGGTTCACATCGCCGTGTCGTTGATTGGGTCGTAAACGGGAAGGTCTTATTCGATCGGAATGAATTTATGGAGTCTCTTAAGTCCCGGATAAACGATTTTCCGATTGCTGAACGTAAGAAGAAAATCGGAATGGAATTTTCCAAACTGGTTCGCAGATTCTCTGATGGGAAAGAGCTTTATCATGCTGGCCACTATTTGGATGCATACAACAATATCATCCATGCGCTTCATCATCTTGCACGTCTTTCTGTCATTGAACATGGTTTCTATCCAGAAGTCACTGTTTGGAATCAGGTGAAACAAATTGAACCTGAAATTTATAAGTTATATGAAGAACTTACTTCCAGTGATGAACCAATCAACAAACGGATTGAACTGTTGATTTTAGCAAACGAATTCTCTATGTCAGCTAAAACTGAACTTGGATCACGACACCTCAAAGACATCATGAATACGAGGGAAGGAGAAGGAGCATGGTCGTTTTATGAATTGATGGTTCATCCTGAAATGCAGGATTATAAAATCGACTTGGGCGCGGTGATCGAGCATTTGATTGAGAAGGAATACATCCAAGTCATTCGACAGGATACGAAGGGAATAGGGATCTTTCATAGGACGTATCAATTTAAAAACTAA
- a CDS encoding YgzB family protein, protein MELKYTSKINKIRTFALSLVFIGIIIMYLGLYFKASFAVMTIFMLIGFLATLSSAAVYIWIGMLSTKAVQVECPNCHRVTKVLGRVDACMFCKQPLTMDPSLDGIEFSEKYNRKKKED, encoded by the coding sequence ATGGAATTGAAATATACAAGTAAGATCAATAAAATTAGAACGTTTGCCCTGAGCCTAGTGTTCATCGGCATTATCATAATGTACCTTGGACTTTATTTTAAAGCAAGTTTTGCAGTGATGACGATTTTCATGTTGATCGGTTTTTTAGCGACATTATCAAGTGCCGCGGTATATATATGGATAGGGATGCTTTCGACGAAGGCTGTCCAGGTGGAATGCCCGAACTGTCATAGGGTGACAAAAGTACTTGGAAGGGTCGATGCATGCATGTTCTGCAAGCAGCCATTAACAATGGATCCATCACTCGATGGTATTGAATTCAGTGAGAAATACAACAGGAAAAAGAAAGAGGATTGA